A single region of the Brassica rapa cultivar Chiifu-401-42 chromosome A03, CAAS_Brap_v3.01, whole genome shotgun sequence genome encodes:
- the LOC103856512 gene encoding uncharacterized protein LOC103856512 isoform X1, which yields METLSIPAASWFSSGAIPPPPHARPSSPYLLRKPPSRNSRRLSAFNAASRSVSELVGEDVLQMFLKDREENGDFISKVSDRLWLREVLESIDLNSNDGASSAIGLDNQERLVDGAEDDDESGFLKLKPTQEWIAGESESAPMNRKALAKALRDDSERRKKLNFLKYEALKRELMYLSIVIGTGCSGYCLLALSPQAAVSYGVGVLFSCLYLQLLYGYADGVSREDVPNIFLKKKTKKIGIRSEDLEDFVKRTIRGSGMALSSPRLVIPAAIYALWILSHKYFQNDLFDFQIVPAMVGLFVYKAAALVQVYRDNQDLQLIFPDDL from the exons ATGGAGACTCTCTCGATTCCCGCCGCTTCGTGGTTTTCCAGCGGCGCCATTCCTCCTCCACCGCACGCGAGGCCTTCGTCGCCGTACCTCCTCCGAAAACCGCCGAGCAGGAATTCCCGACGATTGTCCGCCTTTAACGCCGCTTCTCGCTCCG TGAGTGAGCTCGTGGGGGAGGATGTGCTGCAGATGTTCTTGAAAGACAGGGAAGAAAATGGAGATTTCATTTCCAAAGTTTCTGATAGGCTCTGGTTAAGGGAAGTTCTCGAATCTATTGATCTTAACTCTAATGATGGTGCTTCTTCAGCTATTGGACTAGATAATCAG GAGAGGTTGGTGGATGGCgcagaagatgatgatgaaagCGGTTTCTTGAAACTTAAACCAACTCAAGAGTGGATTGCTGGGGAAAGTGAATCCGCCCCCATGAATAGGAAAGCTCTAGCTAAG GCATTACGGGATGATAGCGAGCGAAGGAAGAAACTGAACTTTCTGAAATATGAAGCT cTGAAGCGTGAACTGATGTACTTGTCAATTGTAATTGGAACTGGTTGCAGCGGATATTGCTTGCTAGCTTTATCACCACAG GCTGCCGTCAGTTATGGAGTTGGAGTTCTTTTCAG TTGCTTGTACCTTCAGCTTTTGTACGGATATGCGGATGGTGTTTCACGCGAAGATGTTCCTAATATCTTCCTGAAAAAGAAGACCAAAAA AATCGGGATTAGAAGTGAAGACCTTGAAGACTTCGTAAAGAGGACAATCAGGGGCAGTGGAATGGCACTCTCTTCCCCACGTCTAGTGATCCCAGCTGCAATCTATGCTCTGTGGATTCTCTCTCACAAGTACTTCCAGAATGACTTGTTTGACTTCCAG ATAGTTCCAGCAATGGTTGGTTTGTTTGTATACAAAGCTGCAGCTCTGGTTCAAGTGTACAGAGACAACCAAGATCTTCAACTCATCTTCCCAGACGATCTGTGA
- the LOC103856512 gene encoding uncharacterized protein LOC103856512 isoform X2 — protein sequence METLSIPAASWFSSGAIPPPPHARPSSPYLLRKPPSRNSRRLSAFNAASRSVSELVGEDVLQMFLKDREENGDFISKVSDRLWLREVLESIDLNSNDGASSAIGLDNQERLVDGAEDDDESGFLKLKPTQEWIAGESESAPMNRKALAKALRDDSERRKKLNFLKYEALKRELMYLSIVIGTGCSGYCLLALSPQAAVSYGVGVLFSCLYLQLLYGYADGVSREDVPNIFLKKKTKKIGIRSEDLEDFVKRTIRGSGMALSSPRLVIPAAIYALWILSHKYFQNDLFDFQFQQWLVCLYTKLQLWFKCTETTKIFNSSSQTICDLLELRRSLTFGVRGLVKRLVHGLREKHKVDSSAKTYS from the exons ATGGAGACTCTCTCGATTCCCGCCGCTTCGTGGTTTTCCAGCGGCGCCATTCCTCCTCCACCGCACGCGAGGCCTTCGTCGCCGTACCTCCTCCGAAAACCGCCGAGCAGGAATTCCCGACGATTGTCCGCCTTTAACGCCGCTTCTCGCTCCG TGAGTGAGCTCGTGGGGGAGGATGTGCTGCAGATGTTCTTGAAAGACAGGGAAGAAAATGGAGATTTCATTTCCAAAGTTTCTGATAGGCTCTGGTTAAGGGAAGTTCTCGAATCTATTGATCTTAACTCTAATGATGGTGCTTCTTCAGCTATTGGACTAGATAATCAG GAGAGGTTGGTGGATGGCgcagaagatgatgatgaaagCGGTTTCTTGAAACTTAAACCAACTCAAGAGTGGATTGCTGGGGAAAGTGAATCCGCCCCCATGAATAGGAAAGCTCTAGCTAAG GCATTACGGGATGATAGCGAGCGAAGGAAGAAACTGAACTTTCTGAAATATGAAGCT cTGAAGCGTGAACTGATGTACTTGTCAATTGTAATTGGAACTGGTTGCAGCGGATATTGCTTGCTAGCTTTATCACCACAG GCTGCCGTCAGTTATGGAGTTGGAGTTCTTTTCAG TTGCTTGTACCTTCAGCTTTTGTACGGATATGCGGATGGTGTTTCACGCGAAGATGTTCCTAATATCTTCCTGAAAAAGAAGACCAAAAA AATCGGGATTAGAAGTGAAGACCTTGAAGACTTCGTAAAGAGGACAATCAGGGGCAGTGGAATGGCACTCTCTTCCCCACGTCTAGTGATCCCAGCTGCAATCTATGCTCTGTGGATTCTCTCTCACAAGTACTTCCAGAATGACTTGTTTGACTTCCAG TTCCAGCAATGGTTGGTTTGTTTGTATACAAAGCTGCAGCTCTGGTTCAAGTGTACAGAGACAACCAAGATCTTCAACTCATCTTCCCAGACGATCTGTGACCTTCTGGAGTTGAGACGATCGTTGACCTTCGGAGTTAGAGGACTTGTGAAGCGTTTGGTTCATGGTCTCAGAGAGAAACATAAAGTAGACTCATCTGCTAAGACTTATAGCTGA